DNA sequence from the Methanococcus maripaludis genome:
TTGATGGGAAAAATTTACGAATGTGTAACAAAAAAGAAAAATCTTGTAGTTGAGGCTCCAACAGGCGTTGGAAAAACTCTTTCTTACCTTATCCCTGCACTGTACTTTGCAGAACGCGGAAAACGAGTAATGATTCTCACAGAAACGATTGATCAACAAGAAAGAATCGTAGAAGATTTAAATTCGCTCAAACACAATTTAAAAGTATCTTTTATGATGGGAAAGGGAAATTTTTTCTGTAAATCAAAAGGGGAAAAGGCAAACACGCTTTACTGTCAATTAAATAAAGGCTGTATTTACAGGCCAAACAAAAAACCAGTATGTGTCTGCGGTACAAAAAAAGAAAAAATTGAATTTGATGGAAATACAACATTTTACTGCCCGCTTTGTCTGTGCGATTATCAAAAAGCAAAAATCGAATCTTTTGATGCAAATATAATCGTGATGAATAACAGTATTTACTATTATTTAAAAGACGAAATCGACAAAAAGAAACAAACTGACATTGTAATTTGTGACGAAGCCCATAAACTTGAAGGAAGTATTAGAAATGCTGCAACAATTGTTATAAATCCAAAATATGCCTTAAGAAGACTTAGATTTATGGCATACCACTACTCAAATTCAAGATTAAGAGTGCATATGGATAGGGTCACTGAAGAAGATGACGAAATTTTCTGGACGATAGTTGAAGATTACGTTGTAAAAAATGCATCCGGAAAAGATTGTAAGAATTCTTTAGTATTTGATGGATTTAAGATTACTTCATTTGGATTAAAAGAAGATGTGGCAATTTTGGGAACTCTTCTCGAAGGTTACAACGAAATAGTAAAAATTAAAGAAAAAATTGAAGATTTATCTGAAAATGAAGAACTTGAAAAAAAAGATTTGAAATTTAAAATCGATAACAAGGCATTAATCCCGTTAGAACTTCAATTTGTTGCAGATAGAAGAATATCCGATGTTCCGATGGTGGAATTTTTGGAAAATCTAGGAAATCTTAGGAATATTACTGGAAATTTTGTAGTTTATAAAAATAATGGATCGATTCTTTGCGAACCCGTACTCGTTTCAACGTATTTAAATAGACTTTACGGGGATGCATCAGTAGTTCACTGTTCTGCAACACTTGGTGATCTGAAAATTCACGCGATAAAGACAGGAATGGGAAGAAGTGAAACACTACTTTTGGACAGCCCATTTTCAAAAGATAGGCGAAACATAATCGCGCTATCTGATGGGGAAGATATGAAATTTAATTCCATAGATTTTCAATCAAACAATAAAAAAAGAAACAAGGCAAATGAAAATCTGTTTAAAATGGTAAACGCCGCAAAAGGAAATACTTTGATACTTTTTAAGAGTTTTGGAGATTTGAAAACGGCTCACGAATACTTTTTAGATGCGAGGTATCGAGGAAATATATACTGCTATGAGTCAGGAATGGATGGAAAAGCCGCAAAAAAATTAAAGGAAGACTTTCAAAAATACGGGGGACTCCTTTTAGCAACAGGACGGTTTGCAGAAGGTGTGGATATTCCTGGAGATGCACTAACTTGTGTTATAATAGATAGCCTGCCATTTCCCGTTCCAACTCCACTTTTAAAAAGAGAACAGACCCTTCTTGAAGAGCGTTTGAAGTCAAGAAAAGTTAAAGATGCTCACTGGAGTGCATTTTTGATGACATCCTTTCACATAATGGCAAGAACAGTTATACAAATGATTGGACGATTAATAAGGACTGAAACTGATTATGGTGTTGTAGTTATACAGGATAAAAGATTTAATGATTGGGTTGGCTCAGAAATGCTTAAAAGAAAGTATTTAAAAGACAAATTCCTCCCAATGTCAGTTGATACTGCTACAGAATACATTCCAAAGTTTATGAAAAAGATGAAAGAAGATAATTTAAAAAATAGCTCTTTTTTTAAATAATTTAATGCTAATTCTTTTTATCAACTTTATCCACCTATGCACTTATATTACATTCAAAAAATTATATATTCATGTAGCACATAGGAATTGATAACTAAAATTTAGAGAGATTTATCGGGTGATTTAATGTTCATGAGGGAAATTGAATTAAAAGGGCACATAATTGACAGCTTTATACTTGCAAAAGTTTTTGATAGGACTTTAGAACTCGGCGGAGATTATAAGGTTTTGGAATTTGATATAGGAAAGAAAAAAATCGATACATCATACGCAAAATTATTAATTTCAGGAAATACCCAGCAGCACCTCGACCAGATTTTGGAGGAACTTCAGAATGTTGGTGCAAATATCCCTGAAATTGAAAATGCTAACTTAAAACCTGCTTTAAAAGATAGCGTTTTACCAGATGGATTTTATTCAACTACAAATCACCCAACACACGTAAAAGTAAATGACGAATGGATAGAAGTTGCAAATCCAAAAATGGATGCAGTAATTGTTGTTTATCCTGAAGAAAAACGGGCAGAAACAAAAGTCATTAGAAAGGTAAAGAAAGGAGACTTCGTATTAATTGGCCACAACGGAATTAGGGTAATGCCTCCAGAAAAATCAAGAGAAGCAGGACAGCTTTTTGAATTTATGAACTCCGAAGTATCTTCTGAAAAGCCAAAAGAAGCGATTATTAAAAGAATTGCAAAAGAAATGCACGAAATAAGAGAAGAATACAAAAAAACTGGAACTGGCGGAATTGCGATTGTTGGCGGCCCTGCGATTATACACACAGGCGGAGGTCCAGCTTTAGCAAAAATGGTCGAACTTGGATACATTCAAGCAATTTTGGCAGGAAATGCCCTTGCAACACACGACATCGAATCCGCATTATATGGAACTTCACTTGGAGTAAATATAAAAACTGCAAAACCTGTAACTGGGGGACATAAACACCACATTTATGCAATAAATGCAATAAATGATGCTGGAAACATCAAAAATGCGGTGGAAAGCGGCGTATTAAAAGAAGGTATAATGTACCAGTGTATAAAAAATAATGTTCCATACGTTCTTGCAGGAAGTATTAGGGATGATGGACCAATTCCTGACGTTATAACTGATGCCATGGTTGCACAAGATAAAATGAGAACTACTGTAATGGACAAAAAAATGGTTATAATGCTATCAACACTTCTACACTCCGTTGCA
Encoded proteins:
- a CDS encoding ATP-dependent DNA helicase: MDFYEFKEYSKEKFPYHGMRPQQEVLMGKIYECVTKKKNLVVEAPTGVGKTLSYLIPALYFAERGKRVMILTETIDQQERIVEDLNSLKHNLKVSFMMGKGNFFCKSKGEKANTLYCQLNKGCIYRPNKKPVCVCGTKKEKIEFDGNTTFYCPLCLCDYQKAKIESFDANIIVMNNSIYYYLKDEIDKKKQTDIVICDEAHKLEGSIRNAATIVINPKYALRRLRFMAYHYSNSRLRVHMDRVTEEDDEIFWTIVEDYVVKNASGKDCKNSLVFDGFKITSFGLKEDVAILGTLLEGYNEIVKIKEKIEDLSENEELEKKDLKFKIDNKALIPLELQFVADRRISDVPMVEFLENLGNLRNITGNFVVYKNNGSILCEPVLVSTYLNRLYGDASVVHCSATLGDLKIHAIKTGMGRSETLLLDSPFSKDRRNIIALSDGEDMKFNSIDFQSNNKKRNKANENLFKMVNAAKGNTLILFKSFGDLKTAHEYFLDARYRGNIYCYESGMDGKAAKKLKEDFQKYGGLLLATGRFAEGVDIPGDALTCVIIDSLPFPVPTPLLKREQTLLEERLKSRKVKDAHWSAFLMTSFHIMARTVIQMIGRLIRTETDYGVVVIQDKRFNDWVGSEMLKRKYLKDKFLPMSVDTATEYIPKFMKKMKEDNLKNSSFFK
- a CDS encoding ornithine cyclodeaminase, nickel-pincer nucleotide-dependent; this translates as MFMREIELKGHIIDSFILAKVFDRTLELGGDYKVLEFDIGKKKIDTSYAKLLISGNTQQHLDQILEELQNVGANIPEIENANLKPALKDSVLPDGFYSTTNHPTHVKVNDEWIEVANPKMDAVIVVYPEEKRAETKVIRKVKKGDFVLIGHNGIRVMPPEKSREAGQLFEFMNSEVSSEKPKEAIIKRIAKEMHEIREEYKKTGTGGIAIVGGPAIIHTGGGPALAKMVELGYIQAILAGNALATHDIESALYGTSLGVNIKTAKPVTGGHKHHIYAINAINDAGNIKNAVESGVLKEGIMYQCIKNNVPYVLAGSIRDDGPIPDVITDAMVAQDKMRTTVMDKKMVIMLSTLLHSVATGNLMPSYIKTVCVDIQPSTVTKLMDRGTSQAIGVVTDVGVFLVLLLKELERLELQE